Proteins from a genomic interval of Undibacterium parvum:
- a CDS encoding mechanosensitive ion channel family protein has translation MILLRFAFFLCLLCIALPSLAADKELANAQNTQQKVKEASLSIFNRDIIVFRASVLGIEPVDRVTRAQKRIEQQISPNGRHKVTALSMPPGMLIQIDGAGSFYIAPDDVDQFQQETLEGVAKDVVTKLSAVVLETQESRSVENMLRAAGYVLVASIVFIVLVWGVQRLRRLIEARILSFASAKLDGLDLVHAKLINRERTLWILHRLFQLLLWVIVFLLTYQWLSLVMSQFPFTRPWGEHLNSFLFNLVANIGSAILKAIPDVFTALVIFFLAKLVNQGLSGIFDSIQNGALRVSWLDADLVRPTRRITSTAVWLFALAMAYPYLPGAGTEAFKGVSVLVGLMISLGASSLIGQAASGLILTYSRVYRKGEFIHVLEHEGTITEMGMFTTRIRNGMGVELTMPNSLVLGNVTKNYSRVVQGLGFVVDTKVTIGYDTPWRQVHAMLIQAALRTPGVLTEPAPKVFQTALSDFYPEYLLICQAVPSEPRPRAEVMNLLHANIQDVFNEYGVQIMSPHYLGDPAQEKLVAKEDWNRAPAAK, from the coding sequence ATGATTTTGCTTAGATTTGCTTTCTTTCTGTGTTTGCTGTGCATTGCCTTACCAAGTTTGGCTGCCGATAAAGAGCTGGCTAATGCGCAAAATACTCAGCAAAAAGTGAAGGAAGCCAGTCTTAGTATTTTCAATCGTGACATCATTGTCTTTCGGGCTTCCGTGTTGGGAATAGAGCCAGTCGATAGAGTTACACGTGCTCAAAAACGCATAGAGCAACAAATTAGCCCCAATGGGCGTCACAAGGTGACTGCCTTGTCTATGCCTCCAGGCATGCTGATACAAATTGATGGGGCTGGCAGTTTTTATATTGCACCCGATGACGTCGATCAATTTCAACAGGAGACGCTGGAAGGGGTGGCTAAAGACGTAGTCACTAAACTCAGTGCGGTCGTGCTGGAAACTCAGGAGAGTCGCAGTGTCGAGAATATGCTGCGTGCTGCTGGCTACGTTTTAGTCGCCAGTATTGTTTTCATAGTCCTGGTCTGGGGCGTACAGCGCCTGCGACGCCTGATAGAAGCACGCATCTTGTCGTTCGCCAGTGCCAAATTGGATGGTTTGGATCTGGTGCATGCAAAATTGATTAACCGCGAGCGCACCTTGTGGATCTTGCATCGCTTGTTTCAACTCTTGCTATGGGTCATCGTATTTTTACTGACTTACCAATGGCTTAGTTTAGTGATGTCGCAGTTTCCGTTTACTCGTCCTTGGGGCGAGCATTTAAACAGCTTCTTATTTAATTTGGTTGCGAATATAGGTTCCGCAATACTCAAAGCGATACCGGATGTATTTACTGCGCTAGTCATTTTCTTTTTGGCTAAACTGGTCAATCAAGGACTGAGCGGTATTTTTGATAGCATACAAAATGGCGCTCTGCGGGTGTCGTGGTTGGATGCCGATCTGGTAAGACCAACGCGCCGTATCACCAGCACTGCGGTTTGGCTGTTTGCACTGGCTATGGCTTACCCGTATTTACCCGGTGCCGGCACTGAGGCTTTCAAAGGGGTCTCCGTTCTGGTTGGCTTGATGATTTCTTTGGGGGCTTCTAGTTTGATAGGGCAGGCGGCCAGTGGCTTGATTTTGACTTATTCGCGGGTTTATCGTAAAGGCGAATTCATCCATGTACTGGAGCATGAAGGCACGATCACCGAAATGGGCATGTTCACGACTAGAATTCGCAACGGTATGGGGGTGGAGTTGACCATGCCGAATTCTCTGGTGTTGGGCAATGTGACTAAAAATTATTCTAGAGTGGTGCAGGGGCTTGGTTTTGTGGTCGATACCAAGGTAACGATAGGCTACGACACTCCCTGGCGACAGGTGCATGCGATGTTGATACAAGCGGCTTTGCGTACGCCTGGCGTATTAACTGAGCCTGCGCCCAAAGTGTTTCAGACTGCCTTGTCGGATTTTTACCCTGAGTACTTGCTGATCTGCCAGGCGGTCCCTAGTGAGCCACGTCCTAGGGCTGAGGTGATGAATTTGCTGCATGCAAATATTCAGGATGTTTTCAATGAATATGGGGTACAGATTATGTCACCGCATTATCTGGGGGATCCAGCACAAGAAAAGCTAGTGGCCAAAGAAGATTGGAATCGCGCTCCGGCTGCAAAATAA
- a CDS encoding DUF1993 domain-containing protein — protein MNQAMYSSSIPVFKQMLNSLQVILSKAEDHAAAKNIDANVFLQARLSPDMFSLTRQVQIAADFAKGVAGRLAGAELPEFADDEISFADLRGRIAKTLAFIDNLSPAQFEGAESREITLRPGTPKEKTLIGSAYLLSYGLPQFFFHVSTAYGILRHHGVELGKRDYMGQY, from the coding sequence ATGAATCAAGCCATGTACTCCAGCTCTATCCCAGTATTTAAGCAAATGCTCAATAGCCTGCAAGTCATTTTAAGCAAAGCCGAAGACCATGCAGCAGCGAAAAATATCGATGCAAATGTTTTTTTGCAAGCCCGTCTTAGCCCTGATATGTTTTCACTGACGCGTCAAGTGCAGATTGCAGCTGACTTTGCCAAAGGCGTCGCTGGACGTTTAGCAGGCGCAGAACTGCCAGAATTTGCCGATGATGAAATTAGCTTCGCCGACTTACGTGGACGTATCGCCAAGACTTTGGCCTTTATCGACAACTTAAGCCCAGCCCAATTTGAAGGCGCTGAATCACGCGAAATTACGCTACGCCCAGGTACTCCAAAGGAAAAAACCTTGATCGGCTCGGCCTACCTCTTAAGCTATGGTTTGCCACAATTTTTCTTTCATGTCAGCACCGCTTACGGCATCCTTAGACATCATGGGGTAGAACTGGGCAAACGTGATTACATGGGGCAGTATTAA
- a CDS encoding DUF2726 domain-containing protein, producing the protein MFSRLLKKNKPSIPNYEEKRFFRHEDEIFYGRLRRALPNCYIFPKVELSALMEPVSMSEKQRLAELEQLKGRKVDYAIFDASLGLLCVIELSAQAESEDSQVSNSEYLKSAGIKSIRWNQNPLPSSDQILRTLAPFSSLASPKPDIAASTVIKTSYVEAPKTLDTVQVMYQSDPEPSNIMGLTVAAIERLAPNGHLKTRYPHVWQRICLFSTEPKHLKKYLASLFLQDRGVERAGFPAEVIKEITDIQGENERFLQVSMPRGTTWDTTFINR; encoded by the coding sequence ATGTTTTCGCGCCTCCTGAAGAAAAATAAGCCCAGCATTCCCAACTACGAAGAGAAGCGATTCTTTCGTCATGAAGACGAAATTTTCTATGGCCGCTTACGGAGAGCTTTGCCGAATTGCTATATTTTTCCAAAAGTTGAGCTATCCGCGTTAATGGAACCGGTTAGCATGAGCGAAAAACAAAGATTAGCTGAGTTGGAGCAACTTAAAGGCCGCAAGGTTGACTACGCGATTTTTGATGCCAGCCTAGGTTTGCTGTGCGTGATTGAACTGAGCGCGCAAGCCGAGTCTGAGGACAGCCAAGTCTCGAACAGCGAATATTTAAAAAGCGCAGGTATTAAGAGCATACGCTGGAATCAAAATCCTCTGCCTTCTTCGGATCAGATTTTGCGAACACTCGCACCATTTTCCTCTCTGGCTTCACCTAAGCCAGATATCGCCGCCAGCACCGTTATCAAAACCTCTTATGTAGAAGCACCCAAGACCTTAGATACGGTACAGGTAATGTATCAGTCGGATCCCGAGCCAAGTAACATCATGGGTTTGACGGTCGCGGCAATAGAGAGGCTGGCACCGAACGGGCATCTTAAAACACGCTATCCCCATGTCTGGCAGCGTATTTGCCTGTTTAGTACCGAGCCTAAGCATCTTAAAAAATATCTAGCCTCGCTCTTCTTGCAAGATAGAGGCGTCGAGCGCGCCGGATTTCCTGCCGAAGTGATCAAGGAAATCACCGATATTCAGGGTGAGAACGAAAGATTTTTGCAAGTATCGATGCCACGCGGCACGACTTGGGACACTACATTTATTAACCGTTAG
- a CDS encoding GNAT family N-acetyltransferase, producing the protein MFKSRLKSFPVLQTDSYQLRKIKRSDIDSVFKGLSNPRVSNWYGVTYASKKATQSQMKWYRRILKEQTGIWWAICSIENPTQLLGTCGFYHYDKDNRNADMGYWLHEEFWGQGIMSACLPVMLAYAFSRMHVHRVEAEVEPENFASIALLGKLGFQFEGRRRQCEWKNDHYLDLEYHALLKLEFK; encoded by the coding sequence ATGTTCAAGTCCAGACTGAAGTCGTTTCCCGTACTACAGACGGATAGCTACCAACTCCGAAAAATTAAGCGTAGCGATATTGATAGTGTTTTCAAGGGACTATCGAATCCGCGCGTGAGCAACTGGTATGGCGTCACTTATGCCAGTAAAAAAGCCACACAAAGCCAAATGAAATGGTATCGCCGCATACTCAAAGAACAAACCGGTATCTGGTGGGCGATTTGCTCAATAGAAAATCCTACACAGCTTCTAGGAACTTGCGGCTTTTATCACTACGATAAAGACAATCGAAATGCCGACATGGGGTATTGGCTACACGAAGAATTTTGGGGGCAAGGGATCATGTCTGCATGCCTGCCTGTCATGTTAGCTTATGCGTTTTCACGAATGCATGTACACCGTGTGGAGGCCGAAGTCGAACCGGAAAATTTTGCCAGCATCGCTTTGTTAGGCAAACTAGGATTCCAGTTTGAGGGTAGACGCAGGCAATGTGAATGGAAAAACGATCATTACCTTGACCTGGAATACCATGCGCTACTCAAGCTAGAATTTAAATAA
- the ribA gene encoding GTP cyclohydrolase II: MPSKDLPVTTEDQALEYVTSCQLPTTWATFQMHAFVETATGKEHIALTLGDVADGTPVLARLHSECLTGDALFSQRCDCGPQLEMAMQKIAKEGRGVLLYLRQEGRGIGLLNKVHAYRLQDQGADTVEANQQLGFAADLRSYSLVEPMLKHLGISSLRLMTNNPRKISAMLGMQIRVEEHIPLIIERNQYNERYLSTKVSKLGHLMQPDL, from the coding sequence ATGCCTAGTAAGGACCTGCCAGTAACTACCGAAGATCAAGCACTGGAATATGTCACGTCCTGTCAATTGCCAACGACCTGGGCGACTTTTCAGATGCATGCTTTTGTAGAAACGGCTACCGGTAAAGAGCATATTGCGCTCACTCTGGGTGATGTTGCAGATGGCACGCCGGTGTTGGCGCGTCTGCACTCAGAATGTCTGACTGGCGATGCTTTATTTAGTCAACGCTGTGATTGTGGACCTCAGCTAGAGATGGCTATGCAAAAAATTGCCAAAGAAGGTCGTGGTGTCTTGCTCTACCTCAGGCAAGAAGGACGTGGCATAGGTCTGTTAAACAAGGTGCATGCCTACCGTTTGCAAGATCAGGGAGCTGATACGGTAGAAGCGAATCAACAACTGGGTTTTGCCGCGGATTTACGTAGTTATAGCCTGGTAGAGCCGATGTTAAAGCATCTGGGAATCAGCTCTTTGCGATTGATGACCAACAATCCGCGCAAGATTTCGGCGATGCTAGGGATGCAGATACGGGTAGAAGAACATATCCCTTTAATCATAGAGCGCAATCAATACAATGAGCGCTACCTAAGCACTAAGGTCAGCAAGCTTGGACATTTGATGCAGCCGGATCTTTAA
- the ilvD gene encoding dihydroxy-acid dehydratase — MPVYRSRTTTHGRNMAGARALWRATGMKDGDFDKPIVAVVNSFTQFVPGHVHLKDLGQLVAREIEAAGGVAKEFNTIAVDDGIAMGHGGMLYSLPSRELIADSVEYMVNAHCADAMVCISNCDKITPGMLMAAMRLNIPVVFVSGGPMEAGKVLETLHPKQTGVQKIMKIDLVDAMIKAGDSSVSDEEIGRIERSACPTCGSCSGMFTANSMNCLTEALGLSLPGNGTILATHADRKQLFLRAGRVIVDLAKRHYEQDDYTVLPRSIATKAAFENAMALDVAMGGSTNTVLHMLAAAHEAGVDFKMADIDRISRKVPCLCKVAPMTDKYHIEDVHRAGGIIAILGELARGGLLDTSLPTVHSATMAEAIAQNDIMVSDSAAVRKLFSAAPGGVPTQTAFSQEQRFDSLDMDRSEGCIRDKAHAYSQDGGLAVLYGNLAENGCIVKTAGVDESILKFTGKARVFESQDDAVEAILGDTVHEGDVVIIRYEGPKGGPGMQEMLYPTSYIKSKGLGKACALFTDGRFSGGSSGLVIGHASPEAAEGGAIGLVEEGDIIEIDIPGRSMHLKISDVDLAARRLAMDAKGDLAWKPVSRERYVSQALQAYAALATSADRGAVRDISQLKR; from the coding sequence ATGCCCGTATATCGTTCACGTACCACCACTCACGGCCGCAATATGGCGGGCGCGCGCGCGCTATGGCGTGCCACCGGTATGAAGGACGGCGATTTCGATAAGCCTATCGTCGCCGTGGTCAATTCATTTACCCAATTTGTGCCAGGACACGTGCATCTAAAAGATTTGGGGCAATTGGTGGCGCGTGAAATCGAAGCGGCCGGTGGTGTCGCTAAAGAATTTAATACCATAGCCGTGGATGACGGTATCGCTATGGGTCACGGCGGCATGTTGTACTCCTTGCCTTCGCGCGAATTGATTGCCGATTCGGTGGAGTACATGGTCAATGCCCATTGCGCTGATGCCATGGTGTGCATCTCGAATTGCGACAAAATTACCCCAGGTATGTTGATGGCCGCGATGCGTCTAAACATCCCAGTGGTGTTCGTGTCCGGCGGCCCGATGGAAGCTGGCAAGGTCTTAGAAACCCTGCATCCTAAGCAAACTGGCGTACAAAAAATCATGAAGATTGATCTGGTCGATGCCATGATCAAGGCTGGCGACAGCAGCGTCTCGGATGAGGAAATCGGCCGTATCGAGCGCTCTGCGTGCCCGACTTGCGGTTCTTGCTCAGGGATGTTTACGGCCAATTCGATGAATTGCCTGACCGAAGCTCTGGGTCTGTCTTTGCCCGGTAACGGTACCATTCTGGCCACGCATGCTGACCGTAAACAATTATTTTTACGCGCCGGTCGCGTGATCGTTGATTTGGCGAAGCGCCATTATGAGCAGGATGATTACACGGTTTTGCCACGCTCTATCGCCACTAAGGCCGCTTTTGAGAATGCCATGGCATTGGATGTGGCGATGGGCGGCTCTACCAATACCGTATTGCACATGCTGGCGGCGGCGCATGAAGCCGGTGTCGATTTCAAGATGGCCGATATAGACCGCATCTCGCGCAAGGTGCCATGCCTGTGCAAGGTCGCTCCTATGACGGATAAATACCATATCGAAGACGTACATAGAGCTGGCGGCATTATCGCTATCCTTGGCGAGTTAGCGCGCGGCGGTTTGCTCGACACCTCGCTGCCTACCGTGCATAGCGCGACGATGGCAGAGGCAATCGCTCAGAACGATATTATGGTCAGCGACAGCGCGGCCGTGCGTAAGTTATTTAGCGCGGCACCTGGTGGTGTGCCTACTCAAACCGCATTCTCACAAGAGCAGCGTTTTGATAGTCTCGATATGGATAGGTCTGAAGGCTGTATCCGCGATAAGGCGCACGCCTATTCGCAAGACGGCGGTCTGGCGGTGCTCTACGGTAATCTGGCGGAGAACGGCTGTATCGTGAAAACGGCGGGTGTGGATGAAAGTATCCTGAAATTTACCGGCAAGGCACGCGTGTTTGAGAGTCAGGATGACGCGGTCGAGGCTATCCTGGGTGACACCGTACATGAAGGCGATGTCGTCATCATCCGTTATGAGGGCCCTAAAGGTGGTCCTGGTATGCAAGAGATGTTGTATCCGACTTCCTACATCAAATCCAAAGGCTTGGGCAAGGCTTGCGCCTTATTCACCGACGGCCGCTTCTCTGGTGGCTCCTCCGGGCTGGTAATCGGTCACGCCTCACCAGAAGCGGCTGAGGGCGGGGCAATCGGCTTGGTGGAAGAGGGCGATATCATAGAAATCGATATTCCCGGACGTAGCATGCACCTTAAAATCAGCGATGTTGATCTGGCCGCCCGTCGCCTCGCGATGGATGCCAAAGGTGATCTGGCGTGGAAGCCAGTCAGCCGTGAACGCTATGTCTCGCAAGCTCTGCAAGCCTATGCCGCGCTGGCTACCTCGGCCGATCGTGGTGCGGTAAGGGATATTTCACAATTAAAGCGTTAG
- a CDS encoding class 1 fructose-bisphosphatase, which yields MKRVSLTQHLVEEQRLNNTIPAELRLLIEVVARACKTISHAVGKGALGEVLGTADTENVQGEVQKKLDILSNEILLEANEWGGHLAAMASEEMESIHPIPNRYPMGEYMLLFDPLDGSSNIDVNVSIGTIFSVLKAPEGMGTPTEQDFMQAGSKQVAAGYAVYGPQTMLVLTTGHGVNCFTLDREMGSWVLTQRNMQIPEDTQEFAINASNTRHWFPPVTRYVNEMMAGKTGPLGKDYNMRWIASMVADVHRILNRGGVFMYPADARDLDKPGKLRLMYEANPMSMIVEQAGGASTDGKQRMLDIVPTKLHQRVPVFLGSKNEVERVTKYHQE from the coding sequence ATGAAACGAGTAAGTCTGACGCAACATCTGGTCGAAGAACAACGTCTAAACAATACGATACCGGCCGAGTTGCGACTCTTGATTGAGGTCGTTGCACGAGCCTGCAAAACCATTAGCCATGCGGTCGGCAAGGGTGCTTTGGGCGAAGTCTTGGGTACTGCCGATACTGAAAATGTACAGGGCGAAGTACAAAAGAAATTGGATATACTTTCCAATGAAATTTTGCTCGAAGCCAATGAGTGGGGTGGCCATTTAGCTGCGATGGCATCGGAAGAGATGGAAAGCATACATCCGATCCCAAATCGTTATCCTATGGGCGAGTACATGCTCTTGTTTGATCCACTCGATGGCTCTAGCAATATCGATGTAAATGTCTCTATCGGGACTATTTTTTCTGTCCTCAAAGCGCCGGAAGGCATGGGCACGCCGACTGAGCAAGACTTTATGCAAGCCGGTAGCAAGCAGGTGGCCGCAGGTTATGCCGTGTATGGCCCCCAAACCATGCTGGTCTTGACAACTGGACATGGTGTGAACTGCTTTACGCTTGATAGAGAGATGGGATCATGGGTGCTGACTCAGCGCAATATGCAGATCCCGGAAGACACGCAGGAATTTGCCATTAACGCCTCGAATACGCGTCATTGGTTTCCTCCAGTCACCCGTTATGTTAATGAAATGATGGCGGGTAAGACCGGCCCTCTGGGCAAGGATTATAATATGCGTTGGATCGCCTCTATGGTGGCGGATGTGCATCGCATCCTGAACCGCGGCGGGGTTTTCATGTACCCGGCCGATGCGCGTGATCTCGATAAACCAGGTAAATTGCGTTTGATGTATGAAGCCAACCCCATGTCCATGATCGTCGAGCAGGCCGGCGGTGCTTCCACAGATGGTAAGCAGCGTATGCTCGATATCGTACCGACTAAGTTGCATCAGCGCGTACCGGTGTTCCTAGGTTCAAAAAACGAAGTTGAGCGCGTCACTAAGTATCATCAAGAGTAA
- the pepN gene encoding aminopeptidase N: MRTDIASQPLTIFRKDYIAPGFWVDTVEMGFDLDPIATHVATRMTMRRNHDSSEKNLVLFGETIKLLQLRMNGVNLKKSAYSIADGKLTILNAPDVVTLEIETVIAAGKNTSMSGLYVSNGNFFTQCEAEGFRKITYYPDRPDVMGTFTIMLRGDKKKYPVLLSNGNLIAEGDLGDGRHYATWEDPFKKPSYLFALVAGKLVCQEEKYKLKSGRKVLLQVWVEAGNLDKTQHAMDSLKNSIRWDEERFGLELDLDRFMIVATSDFNMGAMENKGLNIFNTKYVLANPSIATDVDYAGIESVVGHEYFHNWTGNRVTCRDWFQLSLKEGLTVFRDQEFSADLVGTETGRAVKRIEDVRVLRQVQFSEDAGPMAHPVRPDSFVEINNFYTVTIYEKGAEVVRMYYTLLGHDGFRKGMDLYFKRHDGQAVACDDFRAAMADSSGHDLAQFERWYSQAGTPRVKAETSYDADAKIYQITLSQTCPDTPGQSKKLPFHIPVAIGLLGADGKDLKLQLEGQTTTSNNTLVLELTAESQTFRFTGITQKPTPSILRNFSAPVVLEYAYTDEELGHLLANDSDPFNRWEAGQRLATRRLVKLTNAVQKGEELELDAMFIEALRATLNDTTLDPSFREVVLTLPSEAMIAEEFAVVDPQSIHTARQFVRASLAQHLKSDLLSAYENNLTPGKYSPDAVSAAKRGLKNVALAYLLAWPDDATFMLAKTQFDEAQNMTDRLAALSGLSNFSGSAKNTKAAAQSLQKFYKDFKNEALVIDKWFMLQASAYTCDVAKVRELMKHSAFTLSNPNRARSLIFNFCNANPARFHAADGSGYALWAELVIALNKLNPQVAARLARSLDRWKKYPQNLQAHMKAALQKVAETKKLSKDVLEVVSKALAS; this comes from the coding sequence ATGCGCACAGACATCGCCAGCCAACCCCTTACTATTTTCCGCAAAGACTATATTGCCCCAGGTTTTTGGGTTGATACCGTAGAAATGGGATTTGATCTTGATCCGATTGCTACCCACGTTGCCACTCGTATGACCATGCGTCGTAATCATGATAGCAGCGAGAAAAATCTGGTTTTATTTGGTGAAACGATCAAGCTCTTACAGTTGCGCATGAATGGCGTGAATCTGAAAAAAAGCGCCTACAGCATTGCCGATGGCAAGCTGACTATCCTCAACGCGCCCGATGTGGTGACGCTGGAAATTGAGACGGTGATTGCGGCAGGTAAAAATACTTCGATGTCCGGCCTGTACGTCTCGAATGGGAATTTCTTTACCCAATGTGAGGCCGAAGGCTTCCGCAAGATTACGTATTACCCTGATCGCCCAGATGTGATGGGAACTTTCACCATCATGTTGCGTGGTGATAAGAAGAAATACCCGGTCTTATTATCCAACGGCAATTTGATCGCCGAAGGTGATCTGGGTGATGGCCGCCACTATGCTACCTGGGAAGATCCATTTAAAAAGCCTTCGTATTTGTTCGCCTTGGTGGCCGGTAAATTGGTCTGTCAGGAAGAAAAATATAAGCTGAAATCTGGCCGTAAGGTCTTGCTGCAGGTGTGGGTAGAGGCCGGCAATCTGGATAAGACCCAGCATGCCATGGATTCTCTGAAAAACAGCATACGTTGGGACGAAGAGCGCTTTGGCCTTGAACTTGACTTAGATCGTTTCATGATCGTGGCTACCAGCGACTTTAATATGGGTGCCATGGAAAATAAGGGTTTGAATATTTTCAATACCAAGTATGTCCTGGCCAATCCTAGTATTGCTACCGACGTCGATTACGCTGGCATAGAATCGGTAGTCGGTCATGAATACTTCCATAACTGGACCGGTAACCGTGTCACTTGCCGCGACTGGTTTCAGTTGTCGCTGAAAGAAGGTTTGACGGTATTTCGCGATCAGGAATTTTCCGCTGATCTGGTCGGTACAGAAACGGGCAGGGCGGTCAAGCGTATCGAAGATGTGCGTGTGCTGCGTCAGGTTCAGTTTTCGGAAGATGCCGGCCCTATGGCACACCCAGTACGCCCCGATTCCTTCGTAGAAATCAATAATTTTTATACGGTCACAATTTACGAAAAAGGCGCGGAAGTGGTGCGCATGTATTACACCTTGCTCGGTCATGATGGCTTCCGCAAAGGCATGGATCTGTACTTTAAGCGCCACGATGGTCAGGCCGTCGCCTGCGATGATTTCCGTGCTGCCATGGCAGACTCCAGCGGCCACGATCTGGCACAGTTTGAGCGTTGGTATAGCCAGGCCGGTACCCCACGCGTCAAGGCAGAAACCAGTTATGACGCTGATGCCAAGATCTACCAAATAACTTTGAGTCAGACTTGCCCCGACACGCCAGGACAAAGCAAGAAACTGCCTTTCCATATCCCGGTTGCGATCGGCTTGTTAGGTGCGGATGGTAAAGACCTCAAGCTGCAATTAGAGGGGCAAACCACGACTAGTAACAACACGCTGGTACTAGAGCTGACCGCAGAGAGCCAGACTTTCCGCTTTACTGGCATCACGCAAAAACCTACACCTTCGATCTTGCGCAATTTCTCGGCGCCGGTGGTGCTTGAGTACGCTTATACCGACGAAGAATTAGGGCATTTGTTAGCGAATGACAGCGACCCCTTCAATCGCTGGGAGGCTGGTCAGCGCTTGGCAACGCGCCGTTTGGTGAAGCTAACTAATGCCGTGCAAAAAGGCGAGGAGCTGGAACTCGATGCGATGTTCATTGAGGCCTTACGCGCCACCTTAAACGATACCACTTTAGATCCTTCTTTCCGCGAAGTGGTGCTGACCTTGCCTTCTGAAGCAATGATCGCGGAAGAATTCGCCGTGGTTGATCCGCAGAGCATACACACGGCACGCCAGTTTGTGCGCGCAAGCTTAGCGCAACATCTGAAATCGGATTTATTGAGTGCTTATGAGAATAATCTGACACCGGGTAAATATAGCCCGGATGCGGTTTCTGCGGCAAAACGTGGTTTGAAGAATGTCGCCCTTGCGTATTTACTGGCGTGGCCCGATGATGCGACCTTTATGCTGGCCAAGACTCAGTTTGATGAAGCACAGAATATGACAGATAGACTGGCAGCATTGAGCGGCTTGAGTAATTTTTCAGGCTCCGCCAAAAATACCAAAGCCGCCGCGCAGTCTCTGCAAAAATTCTATAAAGACTTCAAGAACGAAGCTCTGGTAATCGACAAGTGGTTTATGCTGCAGGCCAGCGCTTACACTTGCGATGTCGCTAAGGTCAGAGAATTAATGAAGCATTCAGCCTTCACGTTAAGCAATCCGAATCGTGCGCGTAGCCTGATCTTTAATTTCTGCAATGCCAATCCAGCCCGCTTCCACGCGGCCGATGGCAGTGGTTACGCCTTATGGGCAGAATTGGTGATCGCTTTGAATAAACTCAATCCGCAAGTTGCGGCCCGCTTGGCGCGTAGTCTGGATAGATGGAAAAAATATCCACAAAATCTGCAAGCGCATATGAAAGCGGCATTGCAAAAAGTGGCAGAGACTAAAAAACTCTCGAAAGACGTACTGGAAGTCGTTAGCAAAGCATTGGCATCCTGA